A window of the Trichoplusia ni isolate ovarian cell line Hi5 chromosome 4, tn1, whole genome shotgun sequence genome harbors these coding sequences:
- the LOC113492993 gene encoding uncharacterized protein LOC113492993 produces MTGYARGEADFAAAERFRREARPASLAPKDYSVPLHVDCSIEYELPDCAKPPQGVKIEPLLMIHPSHFRRLESLRRVPFVNNLPRGDAAAAAAVTPSSRARAPRQARRCCRAAPAPPAPMPQPQPAAAARARAPADEPAAHQLACYRFESYAADGAGGKLAARARLKPHPYLPPEALDCDIARALPPAAAHYDRFDKRALQQLPIYM; encoded by the coding sequence ATGACGGGCTACGCCCGCGGCGAGGCCGACTTCGCCGCTGCCGAACGCTTCCGCCGGGAGGCACGGCCTGCCTCGCTCGCCCCCAAGGACTACTCGGTGCCTTTACACGTAGACTGCAGTATCGAATACGAGCTTCCCGACTGTGCCAAGCCGCCGCAGGGCGTCAAGATTGAGCCACTGCTCATGATTCACCCCTCGCACTTCCGGAGGCTCGAAAGCCTGCGGCGGGTGCCGTTTGTGAACAACCTGCCTCGAGGAGAcgcggccgcggccgccgccgtGACGCCGAGCAGCAGAGCGCGCGCGCCTCGCCAGGCCCGGCGCTGCTGCCGCGCGGCcccggcgccgcccgcgcccatGCCGCAGCCGCAGCCggccgcggcggcgcgggccCGCGCGCCTGCGGACGAGCCGGCGGCCCACCAGCTGGCGTGCTACCGCTTCGAGTCGTACGCGGCGGACGGCGCGGGCGGCAAGCTGGCGGCTCGCGCGCGGCTCAAGCCGCATCCCTACCTGCCGCCGGAGGCCCTGGACTGTGATATAgcgcgcgcgctgccgcccgccgccgcgcactaCGACCGCTTCGACAAGCGCGCCCTGCAGCAGCTGCCGATCTACATGTAG